A DNA window from Solanum lycopersicum chromosome 3, SLM_r2.1 contains the following coding sequences:
- the LOC101266908 gene encoding low-temperature-induced 65 kDa protein-like: MEAQLHRPQDTGLHSGEGHGQVHDEGDHHHKQSVLKKVKAKAKKIKDHLKHGLGHEHGHEHEHEHEQHSQEETDEEEMEEGAEVHGGPYAIRSKDIPKEEVVSMGNLENPTSPKEDRYDSKMKNEDVHRPILQRQDEFARPPGIHFPEERTKGIDDYVGSVGKHEHQGLGTAPIGVVDHHTAAETKGFDHHVTAPGAQGHQRLQGHENIIGAPIGLVDHHAAASHRPITTAAETHETKGFDHHVTAPGAQGHQGLQGTENIIGAPTGLANPHASHLHEQMHMPPVVTDTGARGRGELNDQGLQGHKFKVLTGLEEDPNVPKDYPNPTNYQSKVTDPTGANNEEAGVSPLVQSFEKMGVNDVPEATRMRTEPKAGDFQFDHGTERRQYTGSHDQFAPQESPTVFPSVGEDTESIPKSMNPSNPQDLPQDTLTGKPGSYTETLSSATSAIADKAVAAKNIVASKLGYGGTEEETRVTGGDATKTTSATEYAQKAASTVAEKLAPVYEKVAGAGSTVMAKVTGHENRGGVDAEHEVRTDKGVSMTEYLAEKLKPGEEDRALSEVISDSLSIQKEKTEETEEAKPMGKVTESVEVERRLGPIEPKKKEEVVGSSGETKVGENLGQGVMDRVKGAVSTWLGKGAEAQANDSAASGGAVVGGGVE, translated from the exons ATGGAGGCACAATTGCACCGTCCACAGGATACAGGGTTGCACTCAG GAGAAGGACATGGTCAAGTTCATGATGAAGGTGATCATCATCATAAGCAATCGGTGTTGAAGAAAGTTAAGGCAAAGGCGAAAAAGATCAAGGATCATTTAAAACATGGTCTTGGACACGAGCATGGCCATGAACATGAACATGAACACGAGCAGCATTCACAAGAAGAAACTGATGAAGAAGAAATGGAGGAAGGTGCAGAAGTTCATGGTGGACCAT ATGCTATTAGGAGTAAAGATATTCCAAAAGAGGAAGTTGTGTCAATGGGCAATTTAGAGAATCCAACTAGCCCTAAGGAGGATCGTTATGATTCtaagatgaaaaatgaagacGTGCATAGGCCGATTTTGCAGAGGCAAGACGAATTTGCGAGGCCACCGGGGATTCACTTCCCCGAAGAAAGGACCAAGGGCATTGATGATTATGTTGGTTCCGTTGGAAAACATGAACATCAAGGACTTGGAACAGCACCAATAGGCGTAGTGGATCATCATACCGCTGCCGAGACTAAGGGCTTTGATCATCATGTTACTGCCCCTGGAGCACAAGGTCATCAACGATTGCAGGGGCATGAAAATATTATTGGAGCACCAATAGGGCTAGTGGATCATCATGCTGCTGCCTCTCACAGACCTATTACTACTGCTGCTGAAACTCATGAGACTAAGGGCTTTGATCATCATGTTACTGCTCCAGGAGCACAAGGCCATCAAGGACTGCAGGGGACTGAAAATATTATTGGGGCACCAACAGGTTTGGCGAATCCTCACGCTTCACACTTACATGAACAGATGCATATGCCACCTGTTGTTACCGACACAGGAGCCCGTGGCCGTGGGGAACTAAATGATCAAGGACTGCAGGGGCACAAATTTAAAGTACTAACAGGTTTAGAGGAGGATCCTAACGTTCCTAAAGACTATCCAAATCCAACAAACTATCAAAGCAAAGTCACCGATCCAACAGGCGCCA ACAATGAGGAGGCAGGAGTTAGCCCGCTTGTTCAATCGTTTGAAAAAATGGGTGTGAACGATGTTCCGGAAGCAACACGAATGAGAACAGAGCCAAAAGCAGGGGATTTTCAATTTGATCATGGAACAGAACGTAGACAGTATACAGGATCACATGATCAATTTGCTCCACAAGAGTCGCCTACTGTTTTCCCCTCGGTTGGTGAAGATACTGAATCAATTCCTAAGAGTATGAATCCGAGCAATCCACAAGATTTACCTCAGGACACACTAACTGGGAAACCAGGTAGCTATACAGAAACTCTTTCATCCGCAACATCAGCAATTGCTGACAAGGCGGTTGCTGCTAAGAACATTGTCGCCTCCAAACTCGGGTATGGTGGAACCGAGGAGGAAACTCGGGTGACAGGAGGCGACGCGACGAAAACAACCTCAGCAACTGAATATGCACAAAAAGCTGCAAGCACGGTTGCAGAAAAACTTGCTCCCGTTTATGAGAAAGTAGCGGGTGCTGGTAGCACAGTCATGGCGAAAGTTACAGGACATGAAAACAGGGGAGGTGTAGATGCAGAGCATGAAGTGAGGACAGATAAAGGGGTGTCAATGACGGAGTATTTAGCAGAGAAGCTCAAGCCCGGAGAGGAAGACAGAGCACTTTCTGAAGTCATTTCAGATTCACTTTCAATACAGAAGGAGAAAACAGAGGAAACAGAGGAGGCAAAGCCAATGGGGAAGGTGACCGAATCAGTGGAAGTTGAAAGGCGATTGGGTCCTATTGAAcccaaaaagaaagaagaagtaGTTGGTTCTTCTGGAGAAACAAAAGTTGGTGAAAATTTGGGACAGGGGGTGATGGATAGGGTTAAAGGTGCTGTAAGTACATGGCTTGGGAAAGGTGCTGAAGCACAGGCAAATG ATTCTGCCGCCAGTGGAGGCGCTGTTGTTGGGGGAGGGGTTGAATGA
- the LOC101250371 gene encoding heavy metal-associated isoprenylated plant protein 39, protein MAQMKVVMKVLTMSDEKTKQKAIEAAADILGVDSIAADLKEQKLTVIGEMDAVAVVKKLKKAVGKVDILSVGPAKEEKKEEKKEEKKEEKKEEKKEEKKEEKKEEKKEEAK, encoded by the exons ATGGCTCAG ATGAAAGTTGTAATGAAGGTGCTAACCATGTCTGATGAAAAAACAAAGCAGAAAGCCATAGAAGCTGCAGCTGATATTTTAG GTGTAGATTCAATAGCAGCAGATCTAAAGGAGCAAAAATTGACAGTTATAGGGGAAATGGATGCAGTTGCAGTGgtgaagaaattgaaaaaagcTGTTGGTAAAGTAGATATATTATCAGTGGGACCAGCTaaggaagagaagaaagaagaaaaaaaagaagagaaaaaagaagaaaaaaaggaggaaaaaaaagaagagaagaaggaggaaaagaaagaggagaaaaaagaagaagcaaagTGA
- the LOC101266605 gene encoding protein SHORTAGE IN CHIASMATA 1: MRTRFIGKDNFNSAQFPAGDFLRLPLPHLPTPNASIFEHLHCFDGLPTLSIDVEIERFPIEKTLSRFFSYVFPHRIDVELAEFADPRPFAGKLVDEQGSCSFEETSGITTEGSLVSYGKGKDNLEMVQFEIPELDSSSLQLLEDIPHFGKENMLFPSEISDDGNKLDMPGFEVRLQHSLDTLQSICSVDDICSVSFMDSVSFLEKSSDWLEDSGSSQGKHHSSTYAFPLLEVDEAGLGIVGENSIKEKVLIFENIELQRETPGSEGMGNINELLDSTKFDTLQHLSNDSLPTDCLEVENFSLEMNLISIIELEKNSVIHQGRENDGPIWVGSPIIFDELQFFDSDLYTFCELLSEVKVDVEDTCDLMLREAENFRNFDELIVSHELIPVDNSFRSLPVPLISENGNIKSLHLCIKEILSELEPQSSSMSDGLYLDWHFMEEEKCKCREDFFNLLGEKDANNIDLCLNFIDNEMLVSDFLFSSDSPQEPNRVESKEMLSLPSNATAVSPMPYNVEVPTKLLKDGKFSTEGVSSQCNSKKASLFGDSWSEFNDLDFFLNPKEYGRDKDYKPADSSIDTNTMGQSRFLSSDTTLVQPQQWNIKVHQILLSSDILLLIDDLRKIFQVIFERRRELIETQDSSQAVDDIAILRLSKKKLINLIKKRTLCRTSLFQDGDNTISLVTLCAIKQMVWYLCYYDLHTTYLYIEKLYRRLQEFNSKLDFLYNFIKDVHQKGEKDIHKFHPSLSVIKDVLQSFVSKGSSKILVVAEPVFWWSLKKLLTSMNIAFSHPHNGQKNDFYKLEDASMQMISHCCLVTQEHLSASFPFEKFEIILEYGGSQGSSKVSSILPKSDRVPPLHFLKVELEDPSVAKALCDGVDMPNTDEPSMGGGPHSFSALNEIDVTVEELLNFLPVEKNLKGASVETLLGNEACSAAAQHAVFSLGSEQNRGSTDGCPETIIIVNTHNFDKEMVIARRTAYQKILALEKKGVQVVERDLRQPVDIIVSASACLAWYDCKNIAKKATAPDEAFSCLPLCVENIAASILTSLSFAFSGCILVFEGESDFISGIMESSDELYAAAASLGMDIQIFYSYSSEMTDEIILSCIELSSRTSRGLYSKMPESQTLAESFLTAFPSINSLSAHAILSSAGLLAEFLGWTHEHRTYAVQKYQVPDESIILLSALSRFGEREDSKSVMTDCSSSVSSAPDSESLHFKRTYGRTKQKTTWDIENLNIPTREVYDLDPPRTFSEGRLHPRASGLRDSLISDDINFFDEFGKSSLSFDNEPCVHRQSLDTYPTKDLFKVTDLCDNQITNNSQMGGGDINKFRAPQIDVCLHPREEVDLGMMNQLGRQNNYSGNFTDHIAGEVINIDDTVGSGKAFHNAKYKSFSTLVHAMETPTTGVPTAAKKLLFGASNLEFLNTVEIDSSLDACTSVRDLGQGMGQHLNAGFNHKKIQFKHQKWVPDEGISQKRMQPVMAKQEKNAASHGETPLSNALQSTPLQQGSPWTIEFLNRIREKSRSRQQSVPCDLSAPCYGYPGKPSKVTKRKSPSTLELYKYQGNSFQEAVTRRKRRMKCMQLPASSSEKASDRPVSSWTPVDKRAKRELSFATSGNGGQTKLVWNDKNSHTLGRRY; encoded by the exons ATGCGAACTCGATTTATCGGCAAGGACAACTTCAATTCCGCTCAATTTCCAGCCGGCGATTTCCTCCGCCTCCCTCTTCCACACCTCCCTACTCCGAACGCCTCCATTTTTGAACACCTTCATTGTTTTGACGGACTTCCAACACTTAGTATCGATGTTGAAATTGAGAGATTTCCGATTGAGAAAACTCTATCTCGCTTCTTCTCATATGTCTTTCCGCACAGGATTGATGTTGAACTTGCTGAGTTCGCAGATCCTCGGCCGTTCGCCGGAAAGCTGGTTGACGAGCAGGGAAGTTGCAGTTTCGAGGAGACAAGCGGAATTACTACAGAG GGGAGTTTGGTTTCCTATGGCAAGGGGAAGGACAATCTCGAAATGGTCCAGTTTGAAATTCCAGAGTTGGATTCATCCTCACTTCAATTG CTAGAAGATatccctcattttggaaaggaGAACATGCTGTTTCCGTCTGAGATTTCAGATGATGGAAATAAGCTG GATATGCCCGGTTTTGAAGTTAGGCTGCAACATTCCCTTGATACTCTGCAATCAATTTGTTCAGTGGATGACATCTGTTCTGTGTCTTTTATGGATTCTGTGTCTTTTCTGGAGAAAAGCTCTGATTGGCTCGAAGATAGTGGTTCTAGTCAGGGGAAACATCATTCTAGCACATATGCCTTTCCTCTTCTCGAAGTGGATGAGGCAGGGTTGGGTATTGTGGGAGAAAACTCTATAAAGGAGAAAGTTCTAATCTTTGAAAATATTGAGCTTCAGCGTGAGACACCAGGAAGTGAAGGAATGGGCAACATAAATGAGCTTTTGGATTCCACAAAGTTTGATACATTGCAACACCTGTCAAATGACAGTTTACCAACAGACTGCCTTGAAGTTGAGAATTTCTCTTTGGAGATGAATTTGATAAGTATTATTGAACTTGAGAAAAACTCAGTGATTCATCAAGGCAGAGAAAATGATGGTCCAATATGGGTAGGTAGCCCTATCATTTTTGATGAACTGCAATTCTTTGATTCAGACCTTTATACTTTTTGTGAATTGCTGTCTGAAGTAAAAGTTGACGTTGAGGATACATGTGACCTGATGTTGAGGGAGGCTGAGAATTTCAGGAACTTCGACGAATTGATTGTTTCCCATGAGCTCATCCCTGTGGATAATTCTTTCAGATCATTGCCTGTGCCACTAATTTCTGAGAATGGAAATATAAAGTCATTGCACTTGTGTATTAAGGAAATCCTATCTGAGTTGGAGCCACAGTCTTCCTCCATGTCTGATGGATTATACTTAGATTGGCATTTTATGGAAGAGGAGAAATGCAAGTGTCGAGAAGACTTCTTCAATTTATTGGGAGAGAAAGATGCTAACAACATTGACCTTTGCTTGAACTTCATCGACAATGAGATGCTTGTATCAGACTTTCTTTTCTCTAGTGATAGTCCACAAGAACCAAACAGAGTGGAGAGCAAAGAAATGTTGAGTTTACCTTCCAATGCCACTGCCGTTTCTCCCATGCCTTATAATGTGGAAGTGCCGACTAAGTTGCTAAAGGACGGAAAGTTCTCTACTGAAGGAGTATCATCCCAATGTAATTCTAAAAAGGCATCTTTGTTTGGTGACTCCTGGTCAGAGTTTAATGAtcttgattttttcttaaatccAAAAGAGTATGGTAGAGACAAAGATTATAAACCAGCTGACAGTTCCATTGATACCAATACCATGGGCCAGAGCAGGTTTCTCTCTTCTGATACCACACTAGTACAACCTCAGCAATGGAATATCAAGGTGCATCAAATATTGTTGTCTTCTGATATTCTACTTCTAATTGACGATCTTAGGAAAATCTTTCAAGTTATCTTTGAAAGACGGAGAGAGTTAATTGAGACTCAGGATTCATCTCAAGCTGTGGACGATATAGCTATTCTTCGCCTTTCAAAGAAAAAGCTCATCAACTTGATTAAGAAAAGAACTCTGTGCAGGACGTCTTTGTTCCAGGATGGTGATAACACAATATCATTGGTCACATTGTGCGCAATCAAACAGATGGTTTGGTACCTTTGCTACTATGATCTGCATACAACATATCTATACATAGAAAAGTTGTACAGAAGGTTGCAGGAATTCAACTCTAAACTTGACTTCCTCTACAACTTCATAAAGGATGTGCATCAGAAGGGTGAAAAAGATATACATAAGTTCCATCCATCACTTTCTGTTATTAAAGATGTACTGCAGTCGTTTGTTAGCAAGGGTAGTTCAAAAATATTGGTTGTGGCTGAGCCAGTGTTCTGGTGGTCATTGAAGAAACTATTAACTTCCATGAATATTGCATTTAGCCATCCACATAATGGacaaaagaatgatttttaCAAATTAGAAGATGCCAGCATGCAAATGATCTCACATTGCTGTTTAGTAACCCAAGA GCATCTGTCTGCCTCATTTCCATTTGAAAAATTTGAGATCATCTTGGAATATGGAGGTTCACAAGGATCATCTAAAGTATCTTCCATCCTGCCTAAGTCAGATAGAGTTCCTCCTCTTCATTTCCTTAAGGTGGAGCTGGAGGACCCCAGTGTTGCAAAAGCACTTTGTGATGGCGTCGACATGCCCAACACAGACGAACCTAGTATG GGGGGAGGTCCTCACTCTTTCTCTGCTCTCAATGAGATTGACGTTACAGTTGAAGAACTGCTGAATTTCCTTCCAGTGGAAAAGAACTTGAAGGGTGCAAGTGTGGAGACATTACTGGGAAATGAAGCATGCTCTGCTGCAGCTCAACATGCAGTGTTCAGTTTAGGATCTGAGCAAAATCGTGGAAGCACGGATGGCTGTCCTGAGACAATTATTATAGTTAACACACACAATTTTGATAAGGAAATGGTAATTGCAAGGAGAACTGCATACCAAAAGATTCTTGCGCTCGAGAAGAAAGGAGTACAGGTTGTAGAGCGTGATTTACGTCAGCCTGTCGATATTATAGTCAGTGCATCAGCTTGCCTTGCTTGGTATGACTGCAAGAACATTGCAAAGAAAGCTACTGCCCCCGATGAGGCTTTCTCTTGCTTGCCTCTGTGTGTTGAGAATATTGCAGCAAGTATTTTGACGTCACTCAGTTTTGCTTTCAGTGGCTGCATCCTG GTCTTTGAGGGAGAAAGCGACTTTATATCAGGAATTATGGAGTCATCTGATGAGCTCTACGCTGCTGCTGCTAGCTTGGGCATGGATATACagattttttattcatattcttCTGAGATGACTGATGAGATCATATTATCGTGTATCGAACTTTCCTCGAGGACAAGCAGAGGGCTCTATTCTAAGATGCCTGAGTCACAAACGCTGGCAGAATCCTTCCTGACTGCATTTCCTTCAATTAATTCACTCTCAGCTCATGCAATATTGTCTTCGGCAGGCTTGCTTGCTGAGTTTCTGGGATGGACTCATGAACATAGAACTTATGCAGTTCAAAAATATCAAGTTCCTGATGAAAGCATCATATTACTGAGTGCTTTGAGCAGATTTGGGGAACGGGAGGATTCTAAATCGGTAATGACAGATTGCTCCTCTTCAGTTTCTTCTGCTCCGGACTCCGAAAGTCTTCATTTCAAAAGAACCTATGGGAGGACGAAACAAAAAACCACCTGGGATATTGAGAATCTGAATATACCTACAAGGGAAGTATATGATCTTGATCCACCGAGAACATTTTCTGAAGGCAGACTTCATCCCAGAGCATCTGGCCTGCGAGATTCTTTAATTTCAGATGATATCAACTTCTTTGATGAATTTGGGAAGTCTAGCTTATCATTTGACAACGAACCATGTGTTCACAGGCAGTCATTAGACACCTATCCGACAAAAGATCTTTTTAAAGTAACTGATCTCTGTGACAACCAGATAACTAATAATTCACAGATGGGAGGTGGTGATATAAATAAATTCAGGGCTCCACAAATTGATGTGTGTTTGCATCCAAGAGAGGAAGTTGATCTGGGTATGATGAACCAATTGGGTAGACAAAACAACTATTCAGGAAATTTTACAGATCATATCGCAGGTGAGGTTATTAACATTGATGATACTGTCGGATCTGGCAAAGCCTTTCATAATGCAAAATACAAGTCCTTTTCTACCCTGGTGCATGCAATGGAGACTCCTACTACAGGAGTTCCTACAGCTGCTAAAAAACTCCTTTTTGGAGCAAGTAATCTAGAATTTCTAAATACTGTGGAAATTGACTCTAGCCTAGATGCCTGCACTTCTGTGAGAGACCTTGGGCAAGGAATGGGACAGCATTTAAATGCAGGTTTCAATCATAAGAAGATTCAATTTAAGCACCAGAAATGGGTCCCAGATGAGGGTATATCCCAGAAAAGAATGCAGCCAGTCATGGCAAAGCAAGAAAAGAATGCAGCCAGTCATGGTGAAACACCACTCTCAAACGCACTTCAATCCACCCCATTGCAGCAAGGATCACCCTGGACAATCGAATTTCTGAACAGAATCAGGGAAAAGAGTCGGTCACGTCAGCAATCTGTCCCATGTGACTTATCTGCTCCTTGTTACGGGTACCCTGGGAAACCATCAAAAGTTACAAAGAGAAAGAGTCCATCTACTCTGGAACTCTACAAGTACCAAGGGAACAGTTTCCAAGAGGCTGTAACTAGGAGAAAGAGGCGTATGAAATGCATGCAGCTACCAGCATCCTCTAGTGAGAAGGCTTCAGATCGTCCTGTTTCATCATGGACACCCGTTGATAAAAGAGCAAAACGG GAGCTATCCTTTGCAACAAGCGGAAATGGAGGGCAAACTAAACTGGTATGGAATGACAAGAACTCTCATACATTGGGAAGACGATATTAA